In Microtus ochrogaster isolate Prairie Vole_2 chromosome 4, MicOch1.0, whole genome shotgun sequence, one genomic interval encodes:
- the B3galt1 gene encoding beta-1,3-galactosyltransferase 1 has product MASKVSCLYVLTVVCWASALWYLSITRPTSSYTGSKPFSHLTVARKNFTFGNIRTRPINPHSFEFLINEPNKCEKNIPFLVILISTTHKEFDARQAIRETWGDENNFKGIKIATLFLLGKNADPVLNQMVEQESQIFHDIIVEDFIDSYHNLTLKTLMGMRWVATFCSKAKYVMKTDSDIFVNMDNLIYKLLKPSTKPRRRYFTGYVINGGPIRDVRSKWYMPRDLYPDSNYPPFCSGTGYIFSADVAELIYKTSLHTRLLHLEDVYVGLCLRKLGIHPFQNSGFNHWKMAYSLCRYRRVITVHQISPEEMHRIWNDMSSKKHLRC; this is encoded by the coding sequence ATGGCTTCCAAGGTCTCCTGCCTCTATGTTTTGACCGTTGTGTGCTGGGCCAGCGCTCTCTGGTACTTGAGCATCACGCGACCTACTTCTTCCTACACTGGCTCAAAGCCATTTAGTCATCTAACAGTTGCCAGGAAAAACTTCACCTTTGGCAACATAAGAACTCGACCTATAAACCCACACTCTTTTGAGTTTCTGATAAATGAGCCCAACAAATGTGAGAAAAACATTCCTTTCCTTGTGATCCTCATTAGCACCACACACAAGGAATTTGATGCGCGCCAGGCCATCCGGGAGACATGGGGGGATGAGAACAACTTCAAAGGGATCAAGATAGCCACTCTCTTCCTCCTGGGCAAAAATGCTGATCCTGTTCTGAACCAGATGGTGGAGCAAGAGAGTCAGATCTTCCATGACATCATCGTGGAGGACTTCATTGACTCTTATCACAACCTCACCCTCAAAACCTTAATGGGGATGAGATGGGTCGCCACTTTCTGTTCCAAGGCCAAGTATGTCATGAAGACAGACAGTGACATTTTTGTGAACATGGACAACCTTATTTATAAACTCCTGAAACCCTCCACCAAGCCGAGAAGAAGGTATTTTACTGGTTACGTCATCAATGGTGGGCCCATCCGGGATGTCCGCAGTAAGTGGTATATGCCTCGGGATTTGTACCCTGACAGCAACTACCCGCCATTCTGTTCAGGAACTGGCTATATTTTTTCCGCTGATGTGGCTGAACTCATTTACAAAACCTCCCTCCATACCAGGCTGCTTCACCTTGAAGATGTGTACGTGGGACTGTGTCTTCGAAAGCTAGGCATACACCCTTTCCAGAATAGCGGCTTCAACCACTGGAAAATGGCCTACAGTTTGTGTAGGTACCGCCGCGTCATCACGGTCCACCAGATCTCCCCGGAAGAAATGCACAGGATCTGGAACGACATGTCAAGCAAGAAGCATCTCAGATGCTAA